A section of the Nyctibius grandis isolate bNycGra1 chromosome 30, bNycGra1.pri, whole genome shotgun sequence genome encodes:
- the RHBDL1 gene encoding rhomboid-related protein 1 isoform X2 has translation MDRSSLLQLIQEQLDPENTGFIGVETFASLVHSHELPLDPAKLDMLVALAQGNDEGQVCYQELVDLIIVFLCYGARLNKWVLQTYHPEYMKSPLIYHPGHRARAWRFLTYMFMHVGLEQLGFNALLQLMIGVPLEMVHGILRISFLYLAGVLAGSLTVSITDMRAPLVGGSGGVYALCSAHLANVVMNWAGMRCPYKLLRMVLALVCMSSEVGRAVWLRFSPPLPASGPQPSFMAHLAGAIVGISMGLTILRSYEESLRAQCGWWVLLLSYGTFLLFAVFWNIFAYDLLGAQIPPPP, from the exons ATGGACAGgagctccctgctccagctcatCCAGGAGCAG CTTGACCCTGAAAACACCGGCTTCATCGGGGTGGAGACGTTCGCCAGCCTGGTGCACAGCCATGAGCTGCCCCTGGACCCCGCCAAGCTGGACATGCTGGTGGCCCTGGCACAGGGCAACGACGAGGGGCAGGTCTGCTATCAGGAGCTGGTAGACCTG ATCATCGTGTTCCTCTGCTACGGGGCCCGGCTCAACAAGTGGGTGCTGCAGACCTACCACCCCGAGTACATGAAGAGCCCCCTCATCTACCACCCCGGGCACCGGGCGCGCGCCTGGCGCTTCCTCACCTACATGTTCATGCACGTGGG GCTGGAGCAGTTGGGGTTCAACgccctcctgcagctcatgATCGGGGTGCCCTTGGAGATGGTGCACGGCATCCTGCGCATCAGCTTCCTCTACCTGGCCGGCGTCCTGGCAG GGTCCCTCACGGTCTCCATCACGGACATGCGGGCCCCCCTGGTCGGGGGCTCGGGGGGTGTCTACGCGCTCTGCTCAGCCCACCTCGCCAACGTGGTCATG AACTGGGCCGGGATGCGCTGCCCCTACAAGCTGCTGCGGATGGTGCTGGCGCTGGTGTGCA TGAGCTCCGAGGTGGGCCGCGCCGTGTGGCTCCgtttctcccctcctctgccGGCCTCGGGCCCCCAGCCCAGCTTCATGGCCCACCTGGCGGGCGCCATCGTGGGCATCAGCATGGGGCTGACCATCCTGCGGAGCTACGAGGAGAGCCTGCGGGCGCAGTGCGGCTGGTGGGTGCTGCTCCTCTCCTACGGCACCTTCCTCCTCTTCGCTGTCTTCTGGAACATCTTCGCCTACGACCTGCTGGGGGCACAGATCCCCCCCCCGCCATAA
- the RHBDL1 gene encoding rhomboid-related protein 1 isoform X1 yields MDRSSLLQLIQEQLDPENTGFIGVETFASLVHSHELPLDPAKLDMLVALAQGNDEGQVCYQELVDLISSKRSSSFKRAIANGQRALPRDVLLDETGLGFYKRFVRYVAYEILPCEMDRRWYFYQHRTCPPPVFMAAVTLTQIIVFLCYGARLNKWVLQTYHPEYMKSPLIYHPGHRARAWRFLTYMFMHVGLEQLGFNALLQLMIGVPLEMVHGILRISFLYLAGVLAGSLTVSITDMRAPLVGGSGGVYALCSAHLANVVMNWAGMRCPYKLLRMVLALVCMSSEVGRAVWLRFSPPLPASGPQPSFMAHLAGAIVGISMGLTILRSYEESLRAQCGWWVLLLSYGTFLLFAVFWNIFAYDLLGAQIPPPP; encoded by the exons ATGGACAGgagctccctgctccagctcatCCAGGAGCAG CTTGACCCTGAAAACACCGGCTTCATCGGGGTGGAGACGTTCGCCAGCCTGGTGCACAGCCATGAGCTGCCCCTGGACCCCGCCAAGCTGGACATGCTGGTGGCCCTGGCACAGGGCAACGACGAGGGGCAGGTCTGCTATCAGGAGCTGGTAGACCTG ATCAGCAGCAAGCGCTCGAGCAGCTTCAAGCGCGCCATCGCCAACGGGCAGCGGGCGCTGCCCCGCGACGTGCTGCTGGACGAGACCGGCCTCGGCTTCTACAAGCGCTTCGTTCGCTACGTGGCCTACGAGATCCTGCCCTGCGAGATGGACCGGCGCTGGTACTTCTACCAGCACCGCACGTGCCCGCCCCCCGTCTTCATGGCAGCCGTCACCCTCACCCAG ATCATCGTGTTCCTCTGCTACGGGGCCCGGCTCAACAAGTGGGTGCTGCAGACCTACCACCCCGAGTACATGAAGAGCCCCCTCATCTACCACCCCGGGCACCGGGCGCGCGCCTGGCGCTTCCTCACCTACATGTTCATGCACGTGGG GCTGGAGCAGTTGGGGTTCAACgccctcctgcagctcatgATCGGGGTGCCCTTGGAGATGGTGCACGGCATCCTGCGCATCAGCTTCCTCTACCTGGCCGGCGTCCTGGCAG GGTCCCTCACGGTCTCCATCACGGACATGCGGGCCCCCCTGGTCGGGGGCTCGGGGGGTGTCTACGCGCTCTGCTCAGCCCACCTCGCCAACGTGGTCATG AACTGGGCCGGGATGCGCTGCCCCTACAAGCTGCTGCGGATGGTGCTGGCGCTGGTGTGCA TGAGCTCCGAGGTGGGCCGCGCCGTGTGGCTCCgtttctcccctcctctgccGGCCTCGGGCCCCCAGCCCAGCTTCATGGCCCACCTGGCGGGCGCCATCGTGGGCATCAGCATGGGGCTGACCATCCTGCGGAGCTACGAGGAGAGCCTGCGGGCGCAGTGCGGCTGGTGGGTGCTGCTCCTCTCCTACGGCACCTTCCTCCTCTTCGCTGTCTTCTGGAACATCTTCGCCTACGACCTGCTGGGGGCACAGATCCCCCCCCCGCCATAA